A region of uncultured Draconibacterium sp. DNA encodes the following proteins:
- a CDS encoding ATP-binding protein produces the protein MLSIQAVTSSVILRKPRLILPVSIVFVIAMLSLFIFDPYFPKEHALNPQQNLLFFFVSLIIITGYIFFFSLYAVNLFAKMEEREAQRQKEMNAAKTRLYTNITHEFRTPLTVILGLADSLRSGKKNSPELAKTIIKNGKSLLQLVDQLLELSKMESGSLSVKKINANIVPFLRYVFQLQEYYAEEKNIKMDFEADKQSYVLDFDPEKTTVIVSNLLGNAIKFTPAGGAVKMHVFVENGMLNIIVSDNGIGIPAEKQDKIFDRFYQTDDKNTRKAGGAGIGLALTRELVALLSGTIQVRSIPNEETVFTVKLPATSILQAKESQQQELLLETERAETHPAKLRQTGKERLLIVEDNPDVLGYLQACYSDYFRIQLAKDGKEGFNKAVNEIPDVIISDVMMPEMDGFELCKKLKEDLRTSHIPIVLLTAKADIPSRIEGLEQGADAYVVKPFNQQELLVRLQKLLELRKKLYERFSKGNGFDYSKDPIMQREDRFMKKLNTTISENLNNEDFNIPELCEEMAMSKSQLYRKFKALTNQSVARYIRSVRMQKAKQLLSSSSMNITEIGYEVGMKSLSTFSQVFKEEFGESPREFLLHENEKSYN, from the coding sequence TTGCTTTCTATACAGGCCGTTACCAGTTCGGTGATTTTACGCAAACCCAGGCTTATTTTGCCGGTAAGTATTGTGTTTGTAATTGCCATGCTGAGCTTGTTCATATTCGATCCGTATTTCCCAAAAGAACATGCTCTTAATCCGCAGCAAAACTTACTTTTCTTTTTTGTAAGCCTGATCATTATAACCGGATACATCTTCTTTTTTAGCCTGTATGCTGTAAACCTGTTTGCGAAAATGGAGGAACGCGAGGCACAACGACAAAAAGAAATGAATGCGGCTAAAACCCGCTTATATACCAACATTACCCATGAGTTCCGTACACCGTTAACCGTTATTCTGGGCTTGGCCGATTCGCTGCGTTCGGGTAAGAAAAACAGCCCGGAACTTGCCAAAACAATAATAAAAAACGGCAAAAGCCTTTTGCAGCTGGTCGATCAATTATTAGAGCTGAGTAAAATGGAATCGGGCAGTTTGTCGGTAAAAAAGATTAATGCCAACATCGTTCCTTTTCTACGGTATGTTTTTCAGTTGCAAGAGTATTATGCCGAAGAGAAAAACATAAAAATGGACTTTGAAGCTGATAAACAGTCGTATGTGCTTGACTTCGATCCGGAAAAAACAACGGTGATCGTTTCTAATTTGCTGGGCAACGCCATAAAATTTACTCCGGCAGGCGGAGCCGTAAAAATGCATGTTTTTGTTGAAAATGGAATGTTGAATATAATTGTTAGCGATAATGGGATTGGAATTCCTGCAGAAAAACAGGATAAAATATTCGACCGCTTTTACCAGACTGATGACAAAAATACCCGAAAGGCCGGAGGTGCAGGAATTGGTTTGGCGCTTACCCGCGAATTGGTTGCTTTGCTGAGTGGCACAATTCAGGTTCGCTCTATTCCAAATGAGGAGACCGTATTTACGGTAAAACTACCGGCAACCAGCATTTTACAGGCGAAAGAATCTCAGCAACAGGAGTTGCTATTGGAGACTGAAAGGGCTGAAACTCATCCTGCAAAACTTCGGCAAACAGGGAAGGAGCGTTTATTAATTGTTGAAGATAACCCTGATGTTTTGGGTTATCTGCAAGCCTGTTATTCCGATTATTTCCGTATTCAGCTGGCAAAAGACGGCAAGGAAGGTTTCAATAAAGCAGTGAATGAAATTCCGGATGTGATTATCAGCGATGTAATGATGCCCGAAATGGATGGTTTTGAGCTCTGTAAAAAGCTCAAAGAAGATTTACGGACAAGTCATATTCCCATTGTTTTGCTAACGGCAAAAGCCGATATTCCGTCGCGAATTGAAGGCTTGGAGCAAGGTGCCGATGCTTATGTGGTAAAACCGTTTAATCAACAGGAGTTGCTGGTACGCCTGCAAAAACTACTAGAGCTACGAAAGAAACTCTACGAACGTTTTAGCAAAGGCAACGGATTTGATTATAGCAAGGATCCGATTATGCAACGCGAAGATCGTTTTATGAAAAAGCTGAACACTACCATCAGTGAGAACCTGAACAATGAGGATTTTAACATTCCTGAGTTGTGTGAGGAAATGGCGATGAGCAAATCACAGCTGTACCGCAAGTTTAAGGCCTTAACCAATCAGTCGGTAGCACGTTATATACGGTCGGTGCGTATGCAAAAAGCTAAACAGCTGTTAAGTTCTTCGTCGATGAATATTACCGAAATTGGCTACGAAGTGGGAATGAAAAGCTTAAGTACTTTCAGCCAGGTTTTTAAAGAAGAGTTTGGCGAAAGTCCGCGCGAATTTCTACTACACGAAAACGAAAAAAGCTACAATTGA
- a CDS encoding outer membrane beta-barrel family protein encodes MKIITTKNSLLLSVFVCISVTGFSQIQGSVKDALNQPIPFANVLLMNANDSSVVSGVMASEEGTYSITEFKPGTYLIGVSLIGYKPAWSSLFEIKSTNDHIHEQAIIVEPDVHQIKDVNVVAKKPIYELKMDRMVVNVENSITSSGNTALEILEKSPGVLVDRQNSNISMAGKGGVQVIINGKQNRIPIEAVMQMLDGMNADNVKRIELITTPPAKYDAEGNAGIINIVLQKSEDFGTNGTFSLGAGMANREKMNASLNLNHHVEKFNFYGMYNVNFNNQKSSILTYRSLLEDNNSVESYGKSVRSALILYQNIRMGFDYTLSSKTTLSVLTNGYIRDFEMDAYNNINYFTEGVETSLSRLENTELNKWIHGMGNINLNHRFHEEEILDFNIDYLNYYNDNPSDFTLENYDGLGEFIDGEDIGITKTTPIDILVGAVDYSNRKNEKLKWELGFKETLTWFTNDVAVQYFRDGQWEYDPELTNKSWLNENITAFYGSVNWQMTEKTGVTAGLRYEYLNSVLDTQEEKAVVDLHYGKLFPTFYTSHKLNENNTIQFSYSKRIDRPTFNELAPFVTFVTPETFVAGNENLLPAMSDIFRVDYQLKSYILSLSYTTTKNSISRFQPVLSEDGDRQYFISKNMDKSENFSAVLALPITVTEWWKMQNNISWVWQRLATDYEGIAIKYKQNYYNISSNQSFTISTQFSAEVSGFYRSKSLAGIFEQKPLGRLDLGVQWRSKSQNSRLNLNLSDVFKTQLIKREAHIPELQIDNYYELDFEPRVLRLTFTHNFGNKAIKMRKRNTASEEEQKRVTN; translated from the coding sequence ATGAAAATCATTACAACAAAAAATAGTCTTCTGCTTAGTGTGTTTGTATGTATCTCCGTCACCGGTTTTTCTCAAATTCAGGGATCGGTAAAAGATGCGCTGAATCAGCCGATACCTTTTGCCAACGTACTTTTAATGAACGCAAATGACTCTTCTGTTGTCTCCGGGGTGATGGCTTCTGAAGAAGGAACATATTCGATTACCGAATTTAAACCCGGCACTTATCTAATAGGAGTTAGCCTGATTGGTTACAAACCGGCATGGTCTTCTCTTTTCGAAATAAAGTCGACGAATGATCATATCCACGAACAAGCCATAATAGTTGAACCTGATGTTCATCAAATTAAAGATGTAAACGTGGTGGCCAAAAAACCCATTTATGAGCTGAAAATGGATCGCATGGTGGTGAATGTTGAAAATAGTATCACTTCGAGCGGAAATACGGCACTGGAAATTCTCGAAAAATCTCCCGGAGTGCTTGTTGATCGTCAAAACAGCAATATTTCGATGGCGGGGAAAGGTGGTGTACAGGTAATTATTAACGGCAAACAAAACCGTATCCCCATTGAGGCCGTAATGCAAATGCTTGACGGGATGAATGCCGATAATGTAAAAAGAATAGAACTGATAACCACTCCTCCGGCAAAATATGATGCAGAAGGAAACGCAGGTATAATCAATATAGTATTACAAAAAAGCGAAGATTTTGGAACAAATGGTACATTCTCTTTGGGAGCCGGAATGGCAAATCGCGAAAAAATGAATGCAAGCCTCAACCTGAATCATCATGTGGAGAAGTTCAATTTTTACGGAATGTACAATGTAAATTTCAATAACCAAAAGTCCAGTATTTTAACTTATCGTTCATTACTGGAAGACAATAATAGCGTTGAATCTTACGGTAAAAGTGTTCGCTCGGCATTAATTCTTTATCAGAATATTCGAATGGGATTCGACTACACTTTAAGCAGCAAAACCACGCTTAGTGTGCTTACAAATGGCTATATCCGCGATTTCGAGATGGATGCCTACAACAATATCAACTATTTTACTGAAGGCGTAGAAACCAGCCTTTCGAGATTGGAGAATACAGAGCTCAATAAATGGATACATGGAATGGGAAACATTAACCTGAATCATCGTTTTCATGAAGAGGAAATACTGGATTTTAATATTGATTATCTGAACTATTATAATGACAATCCATCAGATTTCACCCTTGAAAATTATGACGGTTTAGGAGAATTTATTGACGGCGAGGATATTGGGATCACTAAAACTACCCCAATTGATATTCTGGTTGGTGCAGTGGATTACTCTAACAGAAAGAATGAAAAGCTTAAATGGGAGCTGGGATTTAAAGAAACACTTACATGGTTTACCAACGATGTTGCTGTACAGTATTTTCGTGATGGACAGTGGGAATACGACCCTGAGTTAACCAATAAATCATGGCTAAATGAAAATATTACTGCTTTTTACGGATCGGTAAACTGGCAAATGACTGAAAAAACCGGAGTAACAGCCGGATTACGTTACGAATATTTAAACTCAGTTCTCGACACACAGGAAGAAAAAGCTGTTGTAGATCTTCATTACGGAAAACTGTTTCCAACCTTTTACACTTCGCATAAACTAAACGAAAACAATACCATTCAGTTCTCTTACAGCAAACGAATCGATCGGCCAACCTTTAATGAATTAGCTCCTTTTGTAACGTTTGTAACTCCCGAAACATTTGTGGCAGGAAATGAAAATCTTTTGCCGGCAATGAGTGATATTTTTCGGGTAGATTACCAGTTGAAATCATACATTCTTTCGCTAAGTTATACCACCACCAAAAATTCCATTTCGAGGTTTCAGCCGGTGTTAAGTGAAGATGGAGACAGGCAGTATTTTATTTCGAAGAACATGGATAAATCAGAAAACTTTTCGGCAGTTCTTGCCCTGCCGATAACTGTTACTGAATGGTGGAAAATGCAGAATAATATTTCATGGGTATGGCAGCGACTGGCTACCGATTATGAGGGAATTGCCATCAAATACAAACAAAATTATTATAACATCAGCTCTAACCAAAGTTTTACAATAAGCACACAGTTTTCGGCTGAAGTAAGTGGGTTTTACCGTTCAAAATCGTTGGCCGGTATTTTTGAACAAAAACCACTTGGCCGACTGGATCTTGGAGTGCAGTGGAGATCAAAAAGTCAGAACAGTCGCTTAAATCTGAATCTGTCGGATGTTTTTAAAACACAATTGATTAAGCGGGAGGCACATATTCCGGAACTCCAGATCGACAATTACTATGAACTGGATTTTGAGCCTCGTGTATTGCGTTTAACATTTACCCATAATTTTGGAAATAAGGCCATTAAAATGCGGAAACGAAACACGGCCTCCGAGGAAGAACAAAAAAGAGTAACCAATTAG
- a CDS encoding tetratricopeptide repeat-containing sensor histidine kinase codes for MIRNRIVTQLMFFLLLFLGQNLSYGTTVIEEQADSLRRVIQNEKGENKINAQLELAMLLFENQNTEAKIVAQSALSDAKQLKDKSLLMHAFFILGRIAHETNNINLSQTYFDSALVVANELDDLWYQSDILLRSGINQHTQGDHLEALKSFNMAIQTGRLAENYRAVGASYSMMGTVFRVNGLYDRAIEYIIKSRLNYEKADYVEGYAWAAYLLGRIYADLQLNEKAMDYYKQSLATYEELAKDNQNKSGVVICFEQIGILNLKAGNTYEARKNIEYTLEIHKASNSKYGISSAYKNLGRIEYASGNYALAEKYLKDALEGKTDVGDQLSKPSIYQYLGLCYLNTGRTGEGLDMILKGLDQAIINNQKRIQLDIYSELSEIYLGLDNLEKAMDCQQQLINIQDSMLLGAVNIKMEQLQGIYEIDAKNSQIEDLEQQNKINRLTLQQHRISLIFMIIGILVALIIAAVILFFNRRLRQNNIQLAEANAAKDKFFAIIAHDLRGPVHTQTAFLDHLHEEFDSLEKGELKKLLKLIVSSSENISDLLDNLLLWAQSQVKKMEVNTRELELKGMIQNTVEKLQQSANLKQIAISLDTDNQLKVLSDANMLQTIIRNIVSNAIKFTPRGGSIDVKTFASPQSEVTIKVTDTGLGIDAEKLNKLFDISSKSHSQGTENEKSNGLGLVLVKDFVEKNKGTISIESEVGKGTSVIVTLPQA; via the coding sequence ATGATCAGAAACCGAATAGTAACCCAATTAATGTTTTTTTTGCTGCTTTTTCTGGGGCAAAACTTAAGTTACGGGACTACAGTTATTGAAGAACAAGCAGATAGTTTGCGCCGGGTAATACAAAATGAAAAGGGAGAAAATAAAATAAACGCCCAGCTCGAACTGGCAATGCTTCTTTTCGAGAATCAAAATACTGAAGCAAAGATAGTCGCACAATCGGCACTGAGTGATGCAAAGCAGCTAAAAGATAAATCGCTTCTAATGCATGCTTTTTTCATTCTGGGACGTATTGCCCACGAAACCAACAACATCAATCTTTCTCAAACCTACTTCGATAGTGCACTTGTTGTTGCCAACGAGCTGGATGACCTCTGGTACCAAAGCGATATCTTATTGCGTTCGGGGATTAACCAGCACACCCAGGGAGATCACTTAGAAGCTCTCAAATCTTTTAACATGGCGATACAGACGGGACGTCTGGCAGAGAACTACCGTGCTGTTGGTGCCTCCTATTCAATGATGGGAACAGTCTTCAGGGTAAACGGCTTATACGACCGTGCGATTGAGTACATTATTAAGTCGCGGTTGAATTACGAAAAAGCCGATTATGTTGAGGGTTATGCCTGGGCTGCCTATCTGCTCGGACGGATTTATGCCGACCTTCAGCTAAACGAAAAAGCAATGGACTATTACAAGCAGTCACTTGCAACCTACGAAGAACTGGCTAAAGACAACCAAAATAAGAGCGGAGTCGTTATCTGTTTCGAGCAGATAGGTATTCTCAATTTAAAGGCGGGGAATACGTATGAAGCCCGTAAAAACATTGAATATACACTTGAAATCCACAAGGCAAGTAATTCGAAATACGGTATATCGAGTGCTTACAAGAACCTGGGTCGTATTGAATATGCTTCCGGAAATTATGCCTTGGCAGAAAAATACCTGAAAGACGCTTTGGAAGGAAAAACCGATGTCGGTGATCAGCTTAGTAAACCGTCAATCTATCAATACCTTGGATTGTGTTACTTAAACACCGGGCGCACCGGCGAAGGATTGGATATGATTTTGAAAGGTCTCGACCAGGCCATTATCAACAACCAAAAACGCATACAACTTGATATTTACTCAGAACTTAGCGAGATCTACCTGGGTTTAGATAACCTCGAAAAAGCCATGGATTGCCAGCAACAATTGATAAACATTCAGGATTCAATGCTATTGGGTGCAGTAAACATTAAAATGGAGCAGCTACAAGGCATTTACGAAATTGATGCGAAAAACAGTCAGATTGAAGATTTAGAACAACAAAACAAAATTAACAGACTAACACTGCAACAACATCGTATTTCACTCATTTTTATGATTATTGGTATTTTGGTTGCCCTTATAATTGCTGCTGTTATTCTTTTTTTTAATCGTCGACTGCGCCAAAACAATATTCAACTTGCCGAGGCCAATGCTGCAAAAGATAAGTTTTTTGCTATTATTGCCCATGATCTTCGCGGCCCGGTTCACACACAAACAGCATTTCTTGATCACCTTCACGAGGAATTTGATTCGCTTGAAAAAGGTGAGCTGAAAAAGCTGCTGAAACTAATCGTATCATCATCAGAAAACATCAGCGACCTGCTCGACAACCTTTTGCTTTGGGCACAATCGCAGGTGAAAAAAATGGAGGTAAATACCAGAGAACTTGAGTTGAAAGGTATGATCCAAAATACGGTTGAAAAATTGCAACAATCGGCAAATCTAAAACAAATAGCCATTTCGCTTGATACCGATAACCAACTAAAAGTATTGTCTGACGCCAATATGCTTCAAACCATTATCCGAAATATTGTTAGCAATGCTATAAAATTTACTCCACGCGGTGGGTCAATCGATGTTAAAACTTTCGCCTCGCCCCAGAGTGAAGTTACCATAAAAGTTACCGATACCGGCCTGGGAATTGATGCCGAAAAGTTGAATAAGCTGTTTGACATCAGCTCCAAGAGCCATTCACAAGGAACTGAAAATGAAAAAAGTAACGGATTGGGCCTTGTTCTTGTAAAAGATTTTGTTGAAAAGAACAAAGGCACTATAAGCATTGAAAGCGAAGTAGGAAAAGGCACGTCTGTTATTGTTACTCTTCCGCAGGCTTAA
- a CDS encoding alpha/beta hydrolase-fold protein, with amino-acid sequence MKTKILILILFGLFIIPACQEEFETPDTDALRPEKAALVGEGTIVTEMMHVKALEGNLLGDPADRIIRVYLPKSYYTNPEKRFPVIYFLHGTPAWGGMLMESEPYEFFYLSAQLSARVDFPEEGFLPWLNNLVNNEGMKEAIIVMADAQTKYGPSIYVNSSVEGNYEDYIVKDLVKFIDSNFRTIDHFNWRAITGHCAGAYGALKLAMKHPDIFRYVAGLSPSHFPRETIMYMAAFMSVEDEMWEPMGAPAGPLPYDPLQPFKFVNNSLYFLMQAWLPNPANPPYLADLPFTFVDGVPVMDEDLMKKVDEQNLMALSQKYRQGLKKLKTVYFDCGMNDDLMMYTPNVMLDQQLSDMHIKHQFESFEGTHINHLYQRLEKALVMLSNDFPERDDE; translated from the coding sequence ATGAAAACAAAAATTTTAATCCTGATCTTATTCGGTCTTTTTATTATTCCTGCCTGCCAGGAAGAGTTTGAGACTCCCGACACTGATGCTTTAAGGCCGGAAAAAGCAGCACTGGTGGGAGAAGGAACTATCGTTACCGAGATGATGCATGTAAAAGCGTTGGAGGGGAATCTTTTGGGCGACCCTGCCGACCGGATCATTCGTGTGTACCTGCCAAAAAGTTACTATACCAATCCTGAGAAACGTTTTCCGGTAATTTACTTCCTTCATGGTACACCTGCCTGGGGAGGAATGCTAATGGAATCTGAACCATATGAGTTTTTTTATCTGTCGGCACAACTTTCGGCTCGTGTTGATTTTCCTGAAGAAGGATTTTTACCCTGGCTCAATAATTTGGTCAATAACGAGGGCATGAAAGAGGCCATCATTGTAATGGCTGATGCACAAACCAAATACGGTCCGAGTATTTATGTGAATTCCTCTGTTGAAGGAAATTACGAAGATTACATCGTAAAAGACCTGGTTAAATTTATCGATAGTAATTTCCGTACCATCGATCATTTTAACTGGAGGGCTATAACAGGCCATTGTGCCGGTGCTTACGGCGCATTAAAACTGGCTATGAAACATCCTGATATTTTCCGTTATGTTGCTGGTTTGTCGCCTAGTCATTTCCCTCGTGAAACCATAATGTATATGGCTGCGTTTATGTCGGTTGAAGATGAAATGTGGGAACCAATGGGAGCACCCGCCGGACCGCTGCCTTATGATCCGCTGCAACCATTCAAGTTTGTAAATAACAGTTTGTATTTCCTTATGCAGGCCTGGTTACCTAATCCTGCAAACCCTCCATATTTAGCCGATCTGCCTTTTACTTTTGTTGATGGTGTGCCTGTTATGGATGAGGACTTGATGAAAAAAGTTGATGAGCAAAATCTGATGGCTTTGAGCCAGAAATACAGACAAGGTTTAAAAAAGCTGAAGACTGTATATTTTGATTGTGGTATGAATGATGACCTGATGATGTATACTCCAAATGTAATGCTCGACCAGCAATTGAGCGACATGCACATCAAACACCAGTTTGAGTCGTTTGAGGGTACACACATTAATCACTTGTATCAGCGTTTGGAAAAAGCTTTGGTAATGCTTTCAAATGATTTTCCGGAACGGGATGATGAATAG